In Alistipes ihumii AP11, a genomic segment contains:
- a CDS encoding bifunctional 3,4-dihydroxy-2-butanone-4-phosphate synthase/GTP cyclohydrolase II has translation MTSKQPQERILSSVEEAIEEIRAGRVLIVVDDEDRENEGDFIVAGEKITPEIVNFMAAHGRGLICAPLPESRCEELNLPMMVTHNTSLHETPFTVSVDLTTQGCTTGISVADRAKTIRALVDPATKPEELGRPGHIFPLRARERGVLRRPGHTEAVVDLTRMAGLTPGGALVEIMNEDGTMARLPQLHEIAKKHGLKIVSIADLIAFRLQTESIVEKGETVDMPTQWGHFRLTPFRQKSNGLEHFALTKGEWAPDEPVLVRVHSSCMTGDILGSYRCDCGPQLHEAMQMIEREGKGAVVYLNQEGRGIGLCNKIKAYKLQEQGYDTAEANLKLGFQVDERDYGVGAGILREIGIKNMRLMTNNPLKRAGLEGYGLRIVENVPIVIAPNPFNEKYLKTKETVMGHRLGLFKK, from the coding sequence ATGACATCCAAACAACCTCAAGAGAGAATATTGAGTTCCGTAGAGGAAGCGATCGAGGAGATCCGGGCAGGCCGGGTACTGATCGTGGTCGACGACGAGGACCGCGAGAACGAGGGCGACTTCATCGTCGCCGGCGAAAAGATCACGCCCGAAATCGTCAATTTCATGGCGGCCCACGGGCGCGGGCTGATCTGCGCTCCGCTGCCCGAATCGCGCTGCGAGGAGCTGAACCTGCCGATGATGGTCACCCACAACACGTCGCTGCACGAGACCCCGTTCACCGTCTCGGTCGACCTGACTACGCAAGGATGCACGACCGGAATCTCCGTGGCCGACCGGGCCAAGACGATCCGCGCGCTGGTCGATCCGGCCACGAAGCCCGAAGAACTGGGCCGCCCCGGACACATATTTCCGCTCCGGGCGCGCGAACGCGGCGTGCTGCGCCGTCCCGGCCATACCGAGGCGGTCGTCGACCTGACCCGCATGGCCGGACTGACGCCCGGCGGGGCGCTGGTCGAAATCATGAACGAGGACGGCACGATGGCGCGCCTGCCCCAATTGCATGAGATCGCGAAGAAACACGGTCTGAAAATCGTCTCGATCGCCGATCTGATCGCATTCCGCCTGCAGACCGAGTCGATCGTCGAAAAGGGCGAGACGGTCGACATGCCGACCCAATGGGGACATTTCCGCCTCACTCCGTTCCGGCAAAAAAGCAACGGACTGGAGCATTTCGCGCTGACCAAAGGAGAATGGGCTCCGGACGAGCCGGTGCTCGTGCGCGTGCACTCGTCCTGCATGACGGGCGACATCCTCGGATCGTACCGCTGCGACTGCGGTCCGCAGCTGCACGAGGCGATGCAGATGATCGAACGCGAGGGCAAGGGAGCGGTCGTCTACCTGAACCAAGAAGGCAGGGGAATCGGGCTGTGCAACAAGATCAAAGCCTATAAGCTGCAGGAGCAGGGATACGACACGGCCGAAGCCAACCTGAAGCTCGGCTTTCAGGTGGACGAGCGCGACTACGGGGTGGGAGCCGGCATCCTGCGCGAGATCGGTATCAAGAACATGCGCCTGATGACCAACAATCCGCTCAAGCGGGCCGGTTTGGAGGGATACGGGCTGCGCATCGTCGAGAACGTGCCGATCGTGATCGCCCCGAATCCGTTCAACGAGAAATACCTGAAAACCAAAGAGACGGTCATGGGCCACAGGCTGGGCCTCTTCAAAAAATAG
- a CDS encoding VOC family protein — protein sequence MRIVHIAVWTRDLETMRVFYERYFGGRSGEKYVNRAKGFESYMVRLGDTALELMRSARIADRAEQDERIGFCHIAVSTGSAEQVRDLTERLRRDGYAVLGEPRTTGDGYYESVVADPEGNRVEITI from the coding sequence ATGAGAATTGTCCACATCGCCGTTTGGACTCGCGACCTCGAAACGATGCGCGTTTTCTACGAGCGCTATTTCGGCGGTCGGAGCGGAGAGAAATACGTCAACCGAGCCAAGGGGTTCGAGTCGTATATGGTCCGTCTCGGCGACACGGCGCTGGAACTGATGCGAAGCGCGCGGATCGCCGACCGTGCGGAGCAGGACGAAAGGATAGGCTTCTGTCACATCGCCGTTTCGACAGGCAGCGCCGAGCAGGTCCGGGATCTGACCGAGCGGCTGAGGCGGGACGGATATGCCGTTTTGGGAGAGCCCCGCACGACGGGGGACGGATATTACGAAAGCGTCGTGGCCGATCCGGAGGGAAACCGCGTGGAAATCACAATCTGA
- the fmt gene encoding methionyl-tRNA formyltransferase — protein sequence MEAKKLRIVYMGTPDFAVSPLAKLVEEGYNVVGVVTMPDKPSGRGLHVQQSAVKRYALQAGLPVYQPEKLRDPAFVETFRSMRPDLGIVIAFRMLPEIIWAAPKLGTFNLHASLLPQYRGAAPINWALINGETETGVTTFLLNREIDKGAVLCQTRVPIGPDDDAGTLHDRLMEAGTELVVETIGKIAQGTVTAVEQPTVDPECLKGAPKIFKETCRIDWRQPAARICNLIRGLSPYPAAWSELSRPDATPAGVKIFRAKAEAGRPGKVPGAIVTDGRAEIKVACADGYVQIEELQIAGRRRMTTEELLRGFKEIESCAFR from the coding sequence ATGGAAGCAAAAAAACTGCGCATCGTATACATGGGAACGCCCGACTTCGCGGTATCCCCGCTCGCCAAGCTCGTCGAGGAGGGGTATAACGTCGTAGGCGTCGTCACGATGCCCGACAAGCCGTCGGGCAGGGGACTGCACGTACAACAGAGCGCGGTCAAGCGGTACGCATTGCAGGCGGGACTGCCCGTCTACCAGCCGGAGAAGCTCAGGGACCCGGCTTTCGTCGAAACATTCCGCTCGATGAGGCCCGATCTGGGCATCGTCATCGCGTTCCGCATGCTGCCCGAAATCATTTGGGCCGCTCCGAAGCTGGGAACGTTCAACTTGCATGCCTCGCTGCTGCCGCAGTACCGGGGCGCCGCCCCGATCAACTGGGCCTTGATCAACGGCGAGACCGAGACCGGTGTCACGACCTTCCTGCTGAACCGCGAGATCGACAAAGGAGCCGTGCTATGCCAGACGCGCGTGCCGATCGGTCCCGACGACGACGCCGGCACGCTCCACGACCGTCTGATGGAAGCGGGGACCGAACTGGTCGTCGAAACGATCGGAAAAATCGCGCAAGGAACCGTGACGGCCGTCGAACAGCCGACCGTCGACCCGGAATGCCTGAAGGGCGCTCCGAAAATATTCAAGGAAACGTGCCGTATCGACTGGCGGCAGCCTGCCGCCCGGATATGCAACCTGATCCGGGGACTGAGCCCGTATCCGGCCGCGTGGAGCGAGCTGAGCCGTCCGGACGCAACACCGGCCGGAGTCAAAATCTTCCGTGCGAAAGCCGAAGCGGGCCGGCCGGGAAAGGTCCCTGGAGCCATCGTAACGGACGGCAGGGCGGAAATCAAAGTAGCCTGCGCGGACGGCTATGTCCAAATCGAGGAACTGCAGATCGCCGGACGCCGGCGCATGACGACCGAGGAATTGCTCCGAGGGTTCAAGGAGATCGAAAGCTGCGCCTTCCGATAG
- a CDS encoding PLD nuclease N-terminal domain-containing protein produces MLGLWQLFMIGIVILWCIALVLLINLKVSSVNKLLWALIVTFVPLFGSIVFLVWRKRFLKQACESGQTKR; encoded by the coding sequence ATGTTAGGTCTTTGGCAACTATTCATGATCGGCATCGTGATTCTATGGTGCATCGCATTGGTTTTACTGATCAACCTGAAAGTAAGCTCTGTCAATAAATTATTATGGGCACTGATCGTTACTTTCGTTCCTTTGTTCGGAAGCATCGTTTTTCTCGTATGGAGAAAACGCTTTCTGAAGCAAGCCTGCGAGTCGGGGCAAACAAAACGATAA
- a CDS encoding 2-oxoacid:acceptor oxidoreductase family protein: MFKEELIIAGFGGQGVLSMGKILAYSGVVQGLEVTWMPSYGPEMRGGTANVTVILSDERISSPIAHDYDTAVILNQQSMDKFEPKVKPGGVLIYDPNGIVRPPSRSDIRVYSIDATAEAARLGNIRVFNTMILGGYLKVRPVVTLENAFAGLAKSLPERMARLLPANEAAMRHGMEIIRLATA, translated from the coding sequence ATGTTCAAGGAGGAGCTTATCATAGCCGGATTCGGCGGACAAGGGGTGCTGTCGATGGGAAAGATTCTCGCCTATTCGGGCGTCGTGCAGGGACTCGAAGTGACGTGGATGCCTTCTTACGGCCCCGAGATGCGTGGCGGTACGGCTAATGTGACGGTCATTCTGAGCGACGAGCGGATCAGCTCGCCGATCGCGCACGACTACGACACGGCCGTTATTCTGAACCAGCAGAGCATGGACAAGTTCGAGCCGAAGGTCAAGCCGGGCGGCGTGCTGATCTACGATCCGAACGGGATCGTGCGTCCGCCCTCGCGGAGCGATATTCGCGTCTATTCGATCGACGCGACGGCCGAAGCGGCCCGGCTGGGCAATATCCGGGTTTTCAACACAATGATTCTGGGCGGCTATCTGAAGGTTCGGCCGGTCGTCACGCTCGAAAACGCGTTTGCGGGACTAGCCAAATCGTTGCCCGAACGGATGGCCCGTCTGTTGCCTGCCAACGAAGCGGCCATGCGTCACGGGATGGAGATTATCCGGCTCGCTACGGCCTAA
- a CDS encoding thiamine pyrophosphate-dependent enzyme, which yields MAEFEVNISPENRVYAKPRLITDNTMHYCPGCSHGVIHKLVAEVIDEMGLEHDAIGISPVGCSVLAYNYIDIDWIEAAHGRAAAVATAAKRLNPSKLVFTYQGDGDLAAIGTGETIHACNRGDRITIIYVNNAIYGMTGGQMAPTTLTGMRTATTPDGRDPKLHGYPYKIADMLAHLDGVTYLTRQSVHTPAAVRKAKKAIRKAFDNSMHGEGLSFVEFVATCNSGWKLTPVEANRWMEEHMFPFYPLGDIKG from the coding sequence ATGGCAGAATTTGAAGTGAACATATCGCCCGAAAACCGGGTATACGCCAAGCCGCGCCTGATTACGGACAATACGATGCACTATTGTCCGGGATGCAGTCACGGAGTGATTCACAAGCTGGTCGCCGAGGTGATCGACGAAATGGGGCTGGAGCACGATGCGATCGGGATTTCTCCGGTCGGATGTTCCGTGTTGGCTTACAATTATATCGACATCGACTGGATCGAGGCGGCCCACGGCCGGGCCGCCGCAGTCGCCACGGCCGCCAAGCGCCTCAATCCGTCGAAACTTGTGTTTACCTATCAGGGCGACGGCGATCTGGCCGCGATCGGGACCGGCGAGACGATCCATGCCTGCAATCGGGGCGACCGCATTACGATCATCTACGTCAATAATGCGATTTACGGCATGACCGGCGGCCAAATGGCTCCGACGACGCTCACGGGCATGAGGACGGCCACGACGCCCGACGGCCGCGACCCGAAGCTGCACGGCTATCCGTATAAGATCGCCGACATGCTCGCGCATCTGGACGGCGTGACCTATCTGACGCGTCAGAGCGTTCATACGCCGGCGGCCGTCCGCAAGGCGAAGAAAGCGATCCGCAAGGCGTTCGACAATTCGATGCACGGCGAGGGGCTCTCGTTCGTCGAGTTCGTCGCTACGTGCAATTCGGGCTGGAAGCTGACGCCGGTCGAGGCGAACCGGTGGATGGAGGAGCACATGTTCCCGTTCTATCCGCTCGGGGACATCAAGGGCTGA
- a CDS encoding 3-methyl-2-oxobutanoate dehydrogenase subunit VorB, whose amino-acid sequence MEEIKLMKGNEVVAEAAVRCGCDGYFGYPITPQSEVLETLMEMRPWETSGMTVIQAESEVAAINMVYGGAATGKRVMTSSSSPGISLMCEGLSYLAGAELPCVVVNVSRGGPGLGTIQPSQADYFQAVKGGGHGDYHLIVLAPYSVQEMYDFVPLGFDLAFKYRNPVMILSDGVIGQMMEKVVLSPARPRWTDDRIAERCGAWAATGKPSSRGRNIVTSVELDSLVQERFNLKLKAKYDAIRRDEVRFEQTLCDDADYVLVAYGSSARIALKVVEMARADGHRVGLLRPITLFPFPTEAIDGLSRRVKGFLSVEMSTGQMVEDVMLASRFRVPVRHYGRTGGVVHSPGEVYDALKSNFSLQ is encoded by the coding sequence ATGGAAGAGATCAAATTGATGAAAGGGAACGAGGTGGTCGCCGAAGCCGCCGTGCGGTGCGGCTGCGACGGCTATTTCGGCTATCCGATAACGCCCCAGTCCGAAGTGCTCGAAACGCTGATGGAAATGCGTCCGTGGGAGACTTCGGGCATGACGGTGATTCAGGCCGAGAGCGAGGTCGCTGCGATCAACATGGTGTATGGCGGAGCGGCGACCGGCAAGCGCGTGATGACCTCGTCGTCAAGCCCCGGCATCAGTCTGATGTGCGAGGGGCTGAGCTATCTGGCCGGGGCCGAGCTGCCGTGCGTGGTGGTCAACGTGTCGAGGGGAGGTCCGGGGCTCGGTACGATCCAGCCTTCGCAGGCCGACTATTTTCAGGCCGTCAAGGGCGGCGGGCACGGCGATTACCATCTGATCGTGCTGGCGCCCTATTCCGTGCAGGAGATGTACGATTTCGTGCCGCTGGGATTCGATTTGGCGTTCAAATATCGCAATCCGGTGATGATTCTCTCGGACGGCGTGATCGGCCAGATGATGGAGAAGGTCGTGCTGTCGCCCGCCCGTCCCCGCTGGACCGACGACCGGATTGCCGAGCGGTGCGGCGCGTGGGCCGCCACGGGCAAGCCGTCTTCGCGCGGGCGGAACATCGTTACGTCCGTCGAGCTCGACTCGCTCGTACAGGAGCGTTTCAATCTGAAACTGAAAGCCAAGTACGATGCGATCCGCCGCGACGAGGTTCGCTTCGAGCAGACGCTTTGCGACGATGCCGACTACGTGCTCGTGGCCTACGGGTCTTCGGCCCGTATCGCGCTGAAGGTGGTCGAGATGGCCCGGGCGGACGGCCATCGGGTCGGACTGTTGAGGCCGATCACGCTCTTCCCGTTCCCGACCGAGGCGATCGACGGGCTGTCCCGCCGCGTGAAAGGATTCCTGTCCGTCGAGATGAGCACGGGGCAGATGGTCGAGGACGTGATGCTGGCCTCGCGCTTCCGCGTGCCGGTCCGCCATTACGGCCGCACGGGGGGCGTCGTGCATTCGCCCGGCGAAGTATACGATGCGCTGAAGTCGAACTTTTCATTGCAGTAA
- a CDS encoding 4Fe-4S binding protein, with translation MAKIKGTVVVDAERCKGCELCVVACPMKVLALSGEVNGKGYRFSRMVSPEACTGCASCASVCPDSCITVYRQKFTEP, from the coding sequence ATGGCAAAGATTAAGGGGACGGTCGTAGTCGACGCCGAACGCTGCAAGGGATGCGAGCTGTGCGTGGTCGCTTGTCCGATGAAGGTTCTCGCGTTGAGCGGCGAGGTCAACGGCAAGGGTTATCGTTTCTCGCGGATGGTTTCGCCCGAGGCTTGTACGGGTTGCGCTTCTTGCGCGAGCGTTTGTCCCGATAGTTGCATTACGGTGTACAGGCAGAAGTTTACGGAGCCCTGA
- a CDS encoding DUF1015 domain-containing protein: MVKIKPFRGIRPPRKYAAEVASRPYDVLNSQEAKKEATEKSLLHIIKPEIDFDPIADEHCEEVYRKAVENFRRWRERGWLVQDDEEKYYVYAQTMDGRTQYGLVAACHFDDYVRGRIKKHELTRPDKEEDRMIHVRNQNANIEPVFFSYPANAEMDMIISGVVENNPPEYDFTAADGFGHRFWVIDDQEIQRRITEIFDEIPALYVADGHHRTAAAARVAEEKMRANGAHTGHEEYCYFLAVIFPDSQLKIIDYNRVVKDLNGLSPEELLRALEKDFIVEDKGTGIYHPVALHNFSMYLDGRWYSLTAREGTYDDSDPIGVLDVTVLSERVLDRLLGIKDLRTDKRIDFVGGIRGLGELQRRVDSGEMKVAFALYPVSMKQLIDIADSGQIMPPKTTWFEPKLRSGLVIHSLD, from the coding sequence ATGGTAAAGATCAAACCGTTCCGGGGCATCCGCCCGCCGAGGAAATACGCCGCCGAGGTGGCCTCGCGTCCGTACGACGTGCTCAATTCGCAGGAGGCTAAAAAGGAAGCTACCGAAAAATCGCTGCTCCACATCATCAAGCCGGAGATCGATTTCGATCCGATCGCCGACGAGCATTGCGAGGAAGTCTACCGCAAGGCCGTCGAGAACTTCCGGCGCTGGCGCGAGCGCGGGTGGCTCGTGCAGGACGACGAGGAGAAGTACTACGTCTATGCGCAGACGATGGACGGCCGTACGCAGTACGGGCTGGTCGCCGCCTGTCATTTCGACGATTATGTCCGCGGCAGGATCAAGAAGCACGAGCTGACGCGTCCCGACAAGGAGGAGGACCGTATGATTCACGTGCGGAATCAGAACGCCAATATCGAGCCCGTGTTTTTCTCCTATCCGGCCAATGCCGAAATGGATATGATTATTAGCGGTGTCGTCGAGAACAATCCGCCCGAGTACGATTTCACGGCGGCCGACGGTTTCGGACATCGTTTCTGGGTGATCGACGATCAGGAGATTCAGCGGCGCATTACGGAGATATTCGACGAGATTCCGGCGTTGTACGTGGCCGACGGGCATCATCGCACGGCCGCTGCCGCGCGTGTCGCCGAGGAAAAGATGCGAGCTAACGGGGCGCACACAGGTCATGAGGAGTATTGCTATTTCTTGGCCGTCATCTTTCCGGACAGCCAGTTGAAGATCATCGACTACAATCGCGTAGTGAAGGACCTGAACGGCTTGTCGCCCGAGGAGCTGCTCCGGGCGCTCGAGAAGGATTTCATCGTCGAGGACAAGGGCACGGGCATCTATCATCCCGTCGCGCTGCACAATTTCTCGATGTATCTCGACGGGCGCTGGTACAGTCTGACGGCACGCGAAGGGACCTACGACGACAGCGATCCGATCGGGGTACTGGACGTGACGGTCCTTTCGGAGCGCGTGCTGGACCGGTTGCTGGGCATCAAGGACCTGCGCACGGACAAGCGGATCGACTTCGTCGGCGGTATCCGGGGACTCGGCGAGTTGCAGCGCCGGGTCGATAGCGGCGAAATGAAGGTGGCTTTCGCGCTCTATCCGGTTTCGATGAAACAGTTGATCGATATCGCCGACTCGGGCCAGATCATGCCTCCGAAGACCACTTGGTTCGAGCCGAAACTACGCTCGGGGCTGGTCATTCACTCGCTCGATTGA
- a CDS encoding NAD(P)-dependent oxidoreductase, with protein sequence MKILVATEKPFAKAAVDGIREIVEGAGYELALLEKYADKAELLAAVADADGLIVRSDKVTREVIDAARNLKIVVRAGAGYDNVDLAACTERGIVVMNTPGQNSNAVAELVVSMMIFISRNQFTPGTGAEVSGKRLGIHAYGNVGRIVARYGRALGMSVKAFDPFVDPRQLEADGVEAVGTVEELYASSDYVSLHIPATAQTRGSIGYELLSSMPKGGVLINTARKEVIDEQGLIRAFEERADLKYITDIAAEAQPLLTEKFGKRVFATPKKMGAETAEANLNAGLAAARQTVDFLKNGNRRFQVNK encoded by the coding sequence ATGAAAATATTGGTAGCTACCGAGAAACCGTTTGCCAAGGCGGCGGTCGACGGTATACGAGAAATCGTCGAGGGAGCCGGATACGAGCTGGCTCTGCTCGAAAAGTACGCCGATAAGGCGGAACTGCTGGCCGCCGTGGCCGATGCCGACGGACTGATCGTCCGCAGCGATAAGGTCACGCGCGAGGTGATCGATGCGGCCCGGAACCTGAAAATCGTCGTGCGGGCCGGAGCCGGCTACGACAACGTCGATTTGGCGGCCTGCACCGAGAGGGGCATCGTCGTGATGAACACGCCCGGACAGAATTCGAATGCCGTGGCCGAGCTGGTCGTGAGCATGATGATCTTCATCTCGCGCAACCAGTTCACGCCGGGTACGGGAGCCGAAGTAAGCGGCAAGCGTCTCGGAATCCATGCCTACGGCAACGTGGGACGTATCGTGGCGCGCTACGGGCGTGCGCTCGGCATGAGCGTGAAGGCGTTCGATCCGTTCGTCGATCCGAGGCAGCTGGAAGCCGACGGCGTCGAGGCGGTCGGAACGGTCGAGGAGTTGTATGCCTCGTCCGATTACGTTTCGCTGCACATTCCGGCTACGGCCCAGACGCGGGGATCGATCGGTTACGAATTGCTGTCGAGTATGCCCAAGGGCGGCGTACTGATCAATACCGCGCGTAAGGAGGTGATCGACGAGCAGGGATTGATTCGGGCGTTCGAAGAACGCGCCGACCTGAAATATATCACCGACATCGCTGCCGAGGCACAACCTTTGCTGACGGAGAAGTTCGGCAAGCGGGTGTTCGCTACGCCGAAGAAGATGGGGGCCGAGACGGCCGAGGCCAATCTGAATGCGGGTTTGGCAGCTGCCCGTCAGACGGTCGATTTCCTGAAAAACGGCAATCGCAGGTTTCAGGTCAACAAGTAG
- the serC gene encoding 3-phosphoserine/phosphohydroxythreonine transaminase produces the protein MKKHNFNAGPSILPRVAIENAAKAILDFEGIGLSLLEISHRTKDFEAVNDEAEALFRELLHIPDNYKVLFLGGGASTQFFEVPYNFLEKKAGYVNTGVWAKKAIKEAKLFGEVEVLASSEDKNFTYIPKGYAIPSDLDYLHITSNNTIYGTEYHTDIDSPVPLIADMSSDILSRPVDVSKYAMIYGGAQKNIGPAGVTFVIVREDALGKVSRPLPSMVDYRNHIASKSMFNTPPVFAIYVVKETLKWLKSIGGVPEIQKRNKAKADLLYAEIDRNPLFVGTAVKEDRSLMNVCFVMSEPYADLAPEFLEFAKGKGMVGIKGHRLVGGFRASIYNALPIESVQALVDCMREFEKIHAK, from the coding sequence ATGAAAAAACACAATTTCAACGCAGGACCGTCGATTCTGCCGCGCGTAGCCATCGAGAATGCCGCCAAGGCTATTTTGGACTTCGAAGGCATCGGGCTGTCGCTGCTGGAAATATCGCACCGGACGAAAGATTTCGAAGCCGTGAACGACGAAGCCGAGGCGCTTTTCCGCGAATTGCTGCATATTCCCGACAACTACAAAGTTCTTTTCTTGGGCGGCGGCGCCAGCACCCAGTTTTTCGAAGTGCCCTACAATTTTCTCGAAAAGAAAGCCGGTTACGTCAATACGGGCGTATGGGCCAAGAAGGCGATCAAAGAGGCCAAATTGTTCGGCGAGGTCGAGGTGCTCGCTTCCTCGGAAGACAAGAACTTCACCTATATTCCGAAAGGATACGCCATCCCGTCGGATTTGGATTATCTGCACATTACCTCCAACAATACGATTTACGGCACGGAGTACCACACCGACATCGATTCGCCGGTTCCGCTGATCGCCGATATGAGTTCCGACATTCTGAGCCGTCCGGTCGACGTGAGCAAGTACGCGATGATCTACGGCGGCGCGCAGAAGAACATCGGTCCTGCCGGCGTGACGTTCGTCATCGTGCGGGAGGACGCGCTGGGCAAGGTTTCCCGTCCGCTGCCCTCGATGGTCGACTACCGCAATCACATCGCCAGCAAGTCGATGTTCAATACGCCTCCCGTGTTCGCGATCTATGTCGTGAAGGAGACGCTCAAGTGGCTCAAGTCGATCGGGGGCGTACCCGAAATCCAAAAGCGCAACAAGGCGAAAGCCGATCTGCTCTACGCCGAAATCGACCGTAACCCGCTGTTCGTCGGGACGGCCGTCAAGGAGGACCGCTCGCTGATGAACGTCTGCTTCGTGATGAGCGAGCCGTATGCCGATCTGGCACCCGAGTTCCTCGAGTTCGCCAAGGGCAAAGGTATGGTCGGCATCAAGGGGCACCGTCTGGTGGGCGGTTTCCGCGCGTCGATCTACAATGCGCTGCCGATCGAGAGCGTGCAGGCACTGGTCGACTGCATGCGCGAGTTCGAGAAGATCCATGCCAAATAG
- a CDS encoding YicC/YloC family endoribonuclease, with protein MIKSMTGYGKAEAATEHKKITVEIRSLNSKQLDLAVKLPSAYRQCEYEIRQRVGKRLQRGKIDVFVSYETVGRATGVTIDRDIFAHYAGQLRELAEASGLGWGSAAADAAAMTAILRLPDTVQNNSEAVSDEELTALGSAVAEALDRIDEFRAQEGTTLIADLLRRIDRIEQIKNEIEPYEKARTETIKARIREHVESLGIPYDAGRLEQEMIYYIEKLDITEEKVRLQNHCRYFREVAHAEQGAGRKLGFIAQELGREINTLGSKSNEATMQKMVVEMKDELEKIKEQVLNIL; from the coding sequence ATGATTAAATCGATGACAGGCTACGGCAAGGCCGAAGCCGCGACGGAGCACAAGAAGATAACCGTCGAAATCCGCTCGCTCAACAGCAAGCAGCTCGATCTGGCGGTCAAGCTGCCGTCCGCATACCGCCAGTGCGAATACGAGATCCGTCAGAGAGTAGGCAAACGGCTCCAACGAGGGAAAATCGACGTCTTCGTATCGTACGAAACGGTAGGTCGGGCCACCGGCGTGACGATCGACCGGGACATTTTCGCGCACTATGCCGGGCAGCTCCGCGAACTCGCCGAGGCGAGCGGGCTGGGCTGGGGGAGCGCGGCGGCCGACGCGGCCGCGATGACGGCCATACTGAGGCTGCCCGACACCGTGCAGAACAACTCCGAAGCCGTTTCCGACGAAGAACTGACAGCACTTGGCAGCGCCGTAGCCGAAGCCCTCGACCGCATCGACGAGTTCCGCGCTCAGGAAGGAACCACGCTGATAGCCGACCTGCTCCGCCGCATCGACCGCATCGAGCAGATCAAAAACGAGATCGAACCGTACGAGAAAGCACGCACCGAAACGATCAAGGCCCGGATTCGGGAACACGTCGAATCGCTCGGCATACCCTACGACGCGGGACGGCTCGAACAGGAAATGATCTACTACATCGAAAAACTGGACATCACCGAGGAGAAAGTCCGCCTGCAAAACCACTGCCGCTATTTCCGCGAAGTGGCGCATGCCGAGCAGGGAGCGGGCCGCAAGCTCGGGTTCATCGCGCAGGAGCTCGGGCGCGAGATCAATACGCTCGGATCGAAGTCCAACGAAGCGACGATGCAGAAAATGGTCGTCGAGATGAAGGACGAGCTCGAAAAGATCAAGGAGCAGGTGCTCAACATCTTGTAG
- the gmk gene encoding guanylate kinase — protein sequence MSRITEGKVVIFSAPSGAGKSTIIGRLLEKFPRLEFSISCTSRPPRGKEVHGREYYFLSNDEFKARAGAGEFVEWEEVYPGTCYGTLRSEVDRIWEKGSVIVFDVDVKGGVNLKKTFGASALSVFIMPPSVDELRRRLVGRGTDSAETIEKRVAKAEQEIAHAPQFDRVIVNDSLEEAVAEAEKTVAEFIG from the coding sequence ATGTCCCGAATCACCGAAGGAAAAGTCGTCATTTTCTCGGCTCCGTCCGGAGCGGGAAAGTCCACGATCATCGGCCGCCTGCTCGAAAAATTTCCCCGCCTCGAATTTTCCATATCGTGCACGAGCAGGCCGCCGCGAGGAAAAGAAGTTCACGGACGCGAGTACTATTTCCTCAGCAACGACGAGTTCAAAGCGCGCGCGGGGGCAGGGGAGTTCGTCGAATGGGAGGAGGTCTATCCCGGAACCTGCTACGGCACGCTGCGCAGCGAAGTGGACAGGATATGGGAGAAGGGGAGCGTAATCGTTTTCGACGTGGACGTCAAGGGAGGCGTCAATCTCAAGAAAACGTTCGGCGCAAGCGCCCTGTCCGTCTTCATCATGCCGCCTTCGGTCGATGAGCTGCGGCGCCGGCTCGTCGGCCGGGGAACCGACTCGGCCGAAACGATCGAAAAGCGGGTGGCCAAGGCCGAGCAGGAGATCGCCCATGCCCCGCAGTTCGACCGGGTGATCGTGAACGACTCGCTCGAAGAAGCCGTCGCCGAGGCAGAAAAAACCGTCGCCGAATTCATCGGATAG